One window of the Rosa rugosa chromosome 3, drRosRugo1.1, whole genome shotgun sequence genome contains the following:
- the LOC133736448 gene encoding putative laccase-9, which translates to MGMLPGFLGLLLLSPALLCIVESHVHYYDFVLREKNFTRLCSTKSMLVVNDSFPGPVIRVQKGDTVYVNVQNQGDYDFTIHWHGVHQPRNPWSDGPEYITQCPIEPGSNFTYEVIFSDEEGTLWWHAHSDWTRSSVHGAIVVMPLNETGFPFPEPDGEEIVVLGSWYKDDVNEVVAEALDDGDDTPRSDCYTINGQPGDFFACSNDSTHRWEVEYGKTYLLRMVNAAMNAELYFAIAEHNLTVVGMDGSYVKPIVTDFIMICPGQTMDILVTADQPLGRYYMAARQYDSVRPDVTDYDTSNVTAILEYKGNYTPPALPIFPSNLPTYEDLSSAVAFSSRILSLASTEHPINVPKNITTRMYITTVMNNIEFDNGTDESSGLASSLNNVSWVNPSTDVLLAYYRNMSGFYTSDFPDYPPTLFDFVAEDLQDDYVMTVQGTKVKVLEYNEEVEIVFQGTNVLDASEDHPMHMHGYSFYVVGKGFGNFDNETDPQVYNLVDPPKMNTVTVPKKGWVAIRFKASNPGVWFWHCHLDRHLSWGMNFVMIVKDGGTPETSMRKPPAYLPPCSDSSTIKLQPFQHKFGRKSK; encoded by the exons ATGGGTATGTTGCCCGGTTTTCTGGGTCTTTTGCTTCTGTCTCCGGCTCTCCTTTGCATTGTTGAAAGCCATGTCCATTACTATGACTTTGTT TTGAGGGAGAAGAACTTCACAAGGTTATGTAGCACCAAGAGCATGCTGGTAGTGAATGATAGTTTTCCGGGGCCGGTCATTCGAGTGCAGAAAGGAGATACCGTTTACGTGAATGTCcaaaatcaaggagattacgacTTCACAATCCACTG GCATGGAGTACATCAACCAAGAAACCCATGGTCTGATGGTCCTGAGTACATCACGCAGTGTCCCATTGAACCTGGATCAAATTTTACTTACGAGGTTATATTTTCTGATGAGGAAGGAACACTTTGGTGGCACGCTCATAGTGATTGGACCCGATCTAGTGTGCATGGCGCCATTGTTGTTATGCCCTTAAATGAAACAGGCTTTCCATTTCCTGAACCTGATGGAGAAGAAATTGTTGTTCTCG GATCTTGGTATAAAGATGATGTGAACGAGGTAGTCGCGGAGGCCCTTGATGACGGTGACGACACTCCTCGCTCTGATTGCTACACCATCAATGGACAGCCTGGGGATTTCTTCGCATGCTCCAATG ACAGTACCCATCGCTGGGAAGTCGAGTATGGCAAGACCTATCTTCTTCGCATGGTAAATGCAGCGATGAATGCAGAGCTCTACTTTGCTATTGCTGAACATAACCTCACTGTTGTTGGTATGGATGGATCATACGTCAAACCCATCGTCACAGATTTTATCATGATTTGCCCCGGACAAACCATGGATATATTGGTCACAGCCGACCAGCCACTTGGTAGGTACTACATGGCTGCTAGACAATATGACAGCGTTAGGCCAGATGTTACCGACTATGACACATCCAATGTGACGGCAAttctcgagtataaaggcaatTATACACCCCCGGCACTGCCAATTTTTCCAAGCAACCTCCCTACCTATGAGGATTTGTCGTCTGCAGTAGCCTTCTCAAGCCGTATCTTAAGCTTGGCAAGCACAGAGCACCCAATAAATGTGCCTAAGAATATAACTACCAGAATGTATATAACGACTGTGATGAACAACATTGAATTTGACAATGGTACCGATGAGAGTAGTGGTCTTGCTTCCAGTTTAAATAATGTTAGCTGGGTTAATCCATCAACAGATGTGCTGCTTGCCTACTACAG GAACATGAGTGGGTTTTATACCTCAGACTTTCCTGATTATCCACCAACTTTGTTTGACTTTGTGGCCGAGGATTTGCAGGATGATTATGTTATGACTGTCCAAGGAACAAAGGTTAAGGTGTTAGAGTACAATGAAGAGGTGGAAATAGTGTTTCAGGGTACTAACGTATTAGATGCCTCAGAGGATCATCCAATGCATATGCATGGTTACAGCTTTTATGTAGTtggaaaaggttttggaaattttgACAATGAAACAGACCCCCAGGTATACAATTTGGTTGATCCACCAAAGATGAACACTGTTACAGTCCCAAAGAAAGGATGGGTTGCTATCAGATTCAAAGCAAGTAATCCTG GTGTTTGGTTTTGGCACTGTCATTTGGATCGACATCTCAGTTGGGGTATGAACTTTGTGATGATAGTGAAAGATGGAGGAACACCAGAGACGAGCATGCGGAAACCACCTGCATACTTGCCTCCATGTAGCGACTCATCTACCATTAAGCTGCAACCATTTCAGCATAAATTCGGCAGGAAAAGTAAATAG